From a region of the Acinetobacter larvae genome:
- a CDS encoding prepilin peptidase, whose product MQELLIFLASSELACYSSIGLLSLCVGSFLNVVIYRIPLIMQSQWQQEYLAEQQAQHTQHTPAAEADIDTNSQPSPATMSLSLPASHCPQCQHKIRFYHNIPLLSWLLLKGRCADCQQPIPWRYPLVEALTLLCSLWVVHVFAVSSTMLAALLLTWALIALSFIDLDWQLLPDRITLPLAGLGLMCNSFGLLSTAQSAIWGYVFGFLSLWMVYFLFKLFTGKEGMGYGDFKLLAALGAWLGVEQLPLLILLSSMLGAIIGMILLKVRQDNRAFAFGPYLAIAGWITLLYGKDLMHWYWQL is encoded by the coding sequence ATGCAAGAACTACTCATTTTTTTAGCCAGCTCCGAGCTTGCATGCTATAGCAGCATAGGTCTACTGAGTCTTTGTGTGGGCAGCTTTTTAAATGTAGTGATTTACCGCATACCCTTGATCATGCAATCACAATGGCAACAAGAATATCTAGCCGAACAACAGGCGCAACATACACAACACACACCAGCAGCCGAAGCTGACATTGATACCAATTCACAGCCCTCACCTGCGACAATGAGTCTTAGCTTACCGGCATCACATTGCCCACAATGTCAGCATAAGATTCGCTTTTATCATAATATTCCACTGCTGAGTTGGTTGCTACTCAAAGGTCGTTGTGCCGATTGTCAGCAACCCATTCCTTGGCGCTATCCGCTGGTTGAAGCACTGACACTGTTGTGCTCCTTATGGGTGGTTCATGTTTTTGCTGTCAGTAGCACCATGTTGGCTGCCTTATTGTTGACTTGGGCACTGATTGCACTCAGCTTTATAGATCTTGATTGGCAGCTCTTACCCGATCGCATCACCCTCCCCCTAGCCGGTTTGGGTCTAATGTGTAATAGCTTCGGTTTATTGAGTACAGCACAGTCAGCCATTTGGGGCTATGTCTTTGGTTTTCTAAGCTTATGGATGGTATATTTTTTATTTAAGTTGTTTACAGGCAAAGAAGGCATGGGCTATGGCGACTTTAAACTTCTGGCCGCATTGGGTGCCTGGCTCGGTGTAGAACAGCTGCCTTTGCTAATCTTGCTTTCATCCATGCTCGGTGCAATCATTGGAATGATTTTATTAAAAGTGCGTCAAGATAATCGTGCTTTTGCATTTGGTCCCTACCTCGCCATTGCTGGCTGGATTACTTTACTGTATGGCAAAGACTTGATGCATTGGTATTGGCAACTCTAA
- a CDS encoding type II secretion system F family protein, with protein MLKPTIVTQTAQSAATSKPLKYYVYRGQHTQGQKVRGNLHAENLSRAKQQLRQQGIHIHYLVEKKISRFVWRSQRIDMRDLCAFSKQLATLLQAGIPLLQSLQLLQSASAKLSMQALLHHLQVDLQAGHSFSHTLQAHPQYFDALFCAFIASGEQAGELDAMLQYAAQYQDRTLKLQTQLRQALRYPILVLLTAAGVSCVLLIYVIPIFQTMFQSLAADLPWLTLFVLKLSEQLQQHGLIILGCTYLIYRLLRHAYRQNQKLQYYGHAFSLRLPIFGNLIQQSIIARFSRILATTFAAGLALPEALQLAANASQNQLYEQAIQQIQADVSAGQQLHFAMRRSQRFPALLVQMIAIGETSGQLDCMLQQIAQQLEQELAQQMASLMVLLEPLLLLLLAAIVATLIIAMYLPIFQMGLAI; from the coding sequence ATGCTCAAACCGACTATTGTGACGCAAACGGCTCAATCTGCCGCGACAAGCAAGCCTCTCAAATACTATGTATATCGGGGACAACATACCCAAGGGCAAAAAGTACGCGGCAACTTACATGCCGAAAATCTTAGTCGAGCCAAACAACAATTACGTCAGCAAGGCATTCATATTCATTATCTGGTTGAGAAAAAAATTAGTCGCTTCGTCTGGCGTTCGCAGCGCATAGACATGCGAGATCTTTGCGCATTCAGTAAACAGCTCGCAACCCTGCTACAAGCAGGCATTCCCTTATTACAAAGCTTACAACTTCTACAAAGCGCAAGTGCAAAACTCAGCATGCAAGCCTTATTGCATCACTTACAAGTCGATCTACAAGCAGGTCATAGTTTCTCTCATACCCTGCAAGCACATCCTCAATATTTTGATGCTTTATTTTGCGCCTTCATTGCATCTGGTGAACAAGCGGGTGAACTCGATGCCATGCTTCAATATGCGGCGCAATATCAAGATCGCACGCTAAAATTGCAAACACAGCTACGACAAGCACTGCGTTACCCAATCCTGGTGCTACTCACCGCTGCGGGGGTGAGCTGTGTTCTATTGATTTACGTCATCCCAATTTTTCAAACCATGTTCCAAAGCCTTGCTGCTGACTTACCTTGGCTCACCTTATTCGTGCTCAAACTATCGGAACAATTACAACAGCATGGGCTAATTATACTCGGATGTACTTATCTCATATATCGATTACTACGTCATGCCTATCGACAGAATCAAAAATTGCAATATTATGGTCATGCGTTCAGTTTAAGATTGCCTATTTTTGGCAATCTGATTCAACAAAGCATTATTGCGCGTTTTAGTCGAATTTTAGCAACGACTTTTGCTGCTGGATTGGCGTTACCCGAAGCGCTGCAATTAGCCGCAAATGCCAGTCAAAATCAGCTTTATGAACAAGCAATTCAGCAGATTCAAGCCGATGTTTCCGCTGGACAGCAACTGCATTTTGCCATGCGTCGAAGCCAACGCTTTCCAGCATTGCTGGTACAAATGATCGCAATAGGTGAAACATCAGGACAACTCGATTGTATGCTACAACAAATTGCACAACAGCTTGAACAAGAACTGGCACAACAAATGGCAAGCCTCATGGTGCTCTTAGAACCGTTATTGCTATTACTATTGGCAGCCATCGTAGCAACACTGATCATTGCCATGTATTTACCGATTTTTCAGATGGGATTAGCCATTTAA
- the pilB gene encoding type IV-A pilus assembly ATPase PilB, whose protein sequence is MARFDRAEHPILPALNQQIVLSGLLRRFVEQQLLSQDAMLLAMQQAEAQQKHIIAYLVDELHLNAAQLAQQIGLEFNETVLDLSHYDPDLLPKNLINPSLLHYYQVLPLGITQDRLRLAMSDPSRLDAIQAIGFHSNLNIEPVLVTHDQLCHCLDQYFPDHHDHNFQEQDLAQEAHQGTTTEELIPASLVSHNEDTPIVVRYLNKLVADALHLGASDLHFEPYANSYRVRYRIDGLLHSMSSPPPQLALRIAARLKVMAQLDIAEKRIPQDGRIRFHGLGQHVIDLRISTLPTLFGEKIVLRILDTRNSHFSFEQLGLNPQQSQLFLDNLYKPQGMLLITGPTGSGKTASLYSGLRLLNQQHLNISTVEDPVEIQLEGINQVNVNPKAGLDFATALKAFLRQDPDIMMLGEIRDIDTAELAIKAAQTGHLVLSTLHTNSAAETLTRLRHMGIAAFNIASAVNLVIAQRLLRRLCPHCKYALDVPLDSLYAMGFHASQLQHHPTLYQAAQCNKCHDGYKGRFAIYEMLPITPEIHQLILRDASATAIAQQAEQQGFNNLHQAALTQVLQGQTSLQEVNRVLSHALNPVTSSIV, encoded by the coding sequence ATGGCTCGCTTTGATCGCGCAGAACACCCCATACTTCCAGCGCTCAATCAGCAGATTGTGCTGTCTGGCTTACTCAGACGCTTCGTGGAACAGCAATTACTCAGTCAAGATGCCATGCTACTCGCCATGCAACAGGCTGAGGCACAGCAAAAGCACATCATTGCTTATCTGGTCGATGAACTTCACTTAAATGCCGCCCAACTCGCCCAGCAAATCGGTTTAGAATTCAATGAAACGGTACTGGATCTCTCTCATTATGACCCTGATCTATTGCCTAAAAATCTAATCAATCCGAGCTTATTACACTATTATCAGGTATTACCACTTGGCATTACACAGGATCGTTTGCGTTTAGCCATGAGTGACCCGAGTCGTCTCGATGCCATTCAAGCCATCGGCTTTCATAGTAATCTCAACATAGAACCGGTATTGGTCACACATGATCAACTGTGCCATTGCTTAGATCAATATTTCCCAGACCATCATGATCATAATTTTCAGGAACAAGATCTGGCACAAGAAGCTCATCAAGGCACGACAACAGAAGAGCTTATTCCAGCAAGTTTAGTGTCACATAATGAAGATACCCCCATCGTGGTGCGCTATCTCAACAAATTGGTCGCGGATGCACTGCATTTGGGTGCATCGGATCTGCACTTTGAGCCCTATGCCAACAGTTATCGTGTACGTTACCGCATTGATGGTTTACTTCACAGCATGAGCTCGCCGCCACCACAACTGGCTCTGCGGATTGCGGCGCGGCTCAAAGTCATGGCACAACTGGACATTGCCGAGAAACGTATCCCACAAGATGGTCGCATTCGCTTTCATGGTTTAGGACAACATGTAATTGACCTACGTATCAGCACCTTACCGACTTTATTTGGTGAAAAAATTGTGTTGAGGATTTTAGATACTCGCAATAGCCATTTCAGCTTTGAGCAACTGGGGCTAAACCCACAACAAAGCCAATTATTTTTAGACAACTTATATAAGCCACAAGGCATGTTACTGATTACAGGACCAACCGGCTCTGGTAAAACCGCATCGCTCTATAGTGGTCTGCGCTTACTCAATCAGCAACATCTCAATATCAGTACCGTTGAAGACCCTGTAGAGATTCAGCTAGAAGGTATTAATCAAGTCAATGTCAATCCCAAAGCGGGTCTAGATTTTGCTACCGCACTGAAAGCATTTTTACGCCAAGATCCAGACATTATGATGCTGGGTGAAATTCGAGATATCGATACCGCAGAACTTGCCATTAAAGCAGCACAAACGGGGCATTTGGTGTTATCGACGTTACATACCAATAGTGCAGCAGAAACACTGACCCGGCTCAGACATATGGGCATCGCGGCATTTAATATCGCCAGTGCAGTCAACTTAGTGATTGCCCAACGTTTATTACGGCGTTTATGTCCGCATTGTAAATATGCCTTAGATGTTCCTTTAGACAGCCTATACGCGATGGGTTTCCATGCCTCGCAATTACAGCACCATCCAACCCTCTATCAAGCAGCGCAATGCAACAAATGCCATGATGGCTATAAAGGGCGTTTTGCCATTTATGAAATGCTGCCGATCACGCCTGAAATTCACCAGCTGATTTTAAGGGATGCCAGTGCGACTGCCATTGCCCAACAGGCGGAGCAACAAGGTTTTAACAACTTACATCAAGCAGCTTTGACTCAGGTACTGCAAGGGCAGACCTCTTTACAAGAAGTAAATCGCGTACTCAGCCATGCGCTCAACCCAGTAACATCCAGCATTGTATAG
- the tpiA gene encoding triose-phosphate isomerase, with the protein MSSSAITPWVVGNWKMNPMQADAQQLIQSFKQQLQQAPLSAAQCHIAVAPIALHLLTVQQQLADAAVPVAVVAQDVSRQAGTGAYTGEISAELLKDSGIDTVLIGHSERRELFADTSVVVAEKVKNALNAGLRVIYCVGESLAQREEGLANQVVLQQICDIARVVQAEQWAQIVIAYEPIWAIGTGKTASPEDAQAMHAAIREGLAQITAYAAKMPILYGGSVKADNALQLAACKDINGALVGGASLDAQSFYQIATAFAQTK; encoded by the coding sequence ATGTCGAGTTCGGCTATTACTCCTTGGGTTGTCGGCAATTGGAAAATGAACCCAATGCAGGCGGATGCTCAGCAACTCATTCAATCCTTTAAACAACAATTGCAACAAGCACCGTTGAGTGCAGCACAATGTCATATTGCCGTGGCACCCATTGCATTACACTTATTAACTGTGCAACAGCAGCTTGCAGATGCCGCAGTACCCGTCGCCGTAGTTGCACAAGATGTATCGCGTCAAGCGGGCACAGGGGCATATACGGGTGAAATCAGTGCTGAACTACTCAAAGACAGTGGCATAGACACCGTGTTGATCGGGCATTCTGAACGCCGTGAACTGTTTGCAGATACATCTGTTGTGGTGGCAGAAAAAGTTAAAAATGCTTTAAACGCAGGGCTACGCGTGATTTACTGTGTGGGTGAAAGCTTGGCACAACGTGAAGAAGGTTTGGCAAATCAAGTGGTATTACAACAAATTTGTGATATTGCACGGGTTGTGCAAGCTGAACAATGGGCGCAAATCGTGATCGCCTATGAACCCATCTGGGCGATTGGCACTGGCAAGACGGCATCTCCCGAAGATGCACAAGCCATGCATGCCGCGATTCGTGAGGGGCTTGCGCAAATCACAGCCTATGCAGCAAAGATGCCGATTCTCTATGGCGGTAGTGTAAAAGCAGACAATGCGCTGCAATTGGCAGCGTGTAAAGATATTAATGGTGCGTTGGTCGGCGGAGCATCTTTAGACGCTCAAAGCTTCTATCAGATCGCAACAGCCTTTGCTCAAACAAAATAA
- the secG gene encoding preprotein translocase subunit SecG, giving the protein MQTFVLVIHILLAVSMIGLILVQHGKGADAGASFGGGGAATVFGASGSGNFLTKVTAILTALFFITSISLAVFAKKQTASAYSLGPVQSTTTVPSSTKTPETSPTAPETSQ; this is encoded by the coding sequence ATGCAAACTTTTGTGTTGGTCATACATATTTTATTAGCCGTTTCTATGATCGGCTTGATTTTGGTACAGCATGGTAAAGGTGCTGATGCTGGCGCATCTTTTGGCGGCGGCGGTGCGGCAACGGTATTTGGTGCGTCAGGTTCAGGTAACTTCTTGACCAAAGTCACGGCTATTTTGACAGCATTGTTCTTTATTACCAGTATTAGTTTAGCCGTGTTTGCCAAGAAGCAAACGGCGAGCGCGTATAGTCTAGGACCGGTTCAAAGTACAACAACTGTACCATCAAGCACAAAAACGCCTGAAACTTCACCAACTGCACCAGAAACTTCGCAATAA